Within the Hevea brasiliensis isolate MT/VB/25A 57/8 chromosome 2, ASM3005281v1, whole genome shotgun sequence genome, the region CAATGTGAAAATTACCTTAATTAATTAAGaagttatttattaatataataaatataacacGTGACAAATTATAAAAGCATAGAATGATGAAAATTGTATTTCCTTTTGTTAAAATTTTCTAATATTCCATCTATATTTAAGCAAAACAGGTGAGATATTTTTTTGAAGTTTCCATGCGGCAGTTTCCATTGAgaatttatgtattttatatataagaaaatttttcattttgaaacttattttagttaaatatttTAAAGCTTTCAAAATTTAGTAATattgtaaatataataatattattatgaacATCATCAATTCCTTAATCATTGGTAAGAATCAAATGCAGATTCCAAACTTGAGGAATTACCTCATGCGGCAGTTTCCATTGAgaatttatgtattttatatataagaaattttttcattttgaaaattattttagttaaatatttTAAAGCTTTCAAATTTTAGTAATattgtaaatataataatattattatgaacATCATCAATTCCTTAATTATTGGTAAGAATCAAATGCAGATTCCAAACTTGAGGAATTACCTCAATCGCCCTAAAAGCTTTTAATTTTCTAGTTTACTCCTACTATGGAATGTATAATAAAGGGAAAAAAATGCAATTTAATATAGAGGAAGTATGCAACGCTGCTCTCAAATTTCAATAGCAAAAGAAACAAAGTGTATTATTGGAGCGGCAATTGCATTTGCAAACCAGCCAGTGAGAGTGAGAGACGCAAACATGGCAACGGCTGCAGAAGATGAGTTCTACCTTCGATACTACGTGGGACACAAGGGAAAATTCGGCCATGAGTTCCTTGAGTTTGAGTTCAGACCAGATGGTAAGCTTCGATACGCCAACAACTCCAATTACAAGAACGACACCATGATCCGCAAGGAGGTCTTCCTCACCCCTGCCGTCCTTAAAGAGTGCCGCCGTATCATCTCCGAGAGCGAggttttctttgtttcttttgcttcctctttattttattttattttttctctaaAATGCTGCTTTCTCTCTCTTAGGGTTTGTTCTTCCCTTCGCCTCATCTGTCTGAGGGCTTGCAATTGTCATTTCAACTAAttgtcctatatatatatatatataaacccccTCAAGTTCTAAACCGGGCAACATATATTCATCTATATTCTTTGGAATATTTTTCTGAGTTTGTGAATCTCACTTTAGGGGTTTGCATCGAAGCTTAACTAGAACCTTGTGGAGCTTGGGGTTTTGTTTTTCTCAGTTCATCATTATATTTGTTGCATTAAAGGAATCGCTGCTCCTTGTAGTTATGAAATCAATGGTCTATTTGTTGAGTTTTAGGCTTTTAGCTTAACAATAACGTTGGAGATTTTTTCTTCTGAATTCCTGATTTATTTGGTTTGCATTTGGAGCAGTTTATTTGTTACGTGTATTGAGAGCGCTTGTGCGCTGGAAAtatgcttatttattttttaaattttttagtagTTATGTGATTTATGATTTGGTTCAAATGATTTTGTTTCTCAGATCATGAAGGAAGATGATGCCAACTGGCCAGAACCGGACAGGGTTGGGCGACAAGAGCTTGAAATTGTGATGGGAAACGAGCATATCTCCTTCACTACCTCAAAAATTGGGTCTCTTGTTGATGTCCAGAGTAGTAAGGATCCTGAAGGACTTCGTATCTTCTATTACCTTGTTCAGGTCAGCTACTTTCACATTTATActccgcctttctatgtgtttttcTTTTGGTTTATATTGCTTATATTGGTTAGTGTTGGACATAAATTTTGCTTTCACTATTCTTTAGTTTACTTGGTATAAGTAAACATCCAGGCTAAT harbors:
- the LOC131177859 gene encoding protein mago nashi homolog, which codes for MQRCSQISIAKETKCIIGAAIAFANQPVRVRDANMATAAEDEFYLRYYVGHKGKFGHEFLEFEFRPDGKLRYANNSNYKNDTMIRKEVFLTPAVLKECRRIISESEIMKEDDANWPEPDRVGRQELEIVMGNEHISFTTSKIGSLVDVQSSKDPEGLRIFYYLVQDLKCFVFSLISLHFKIKPI